A region from the Fusibacter sp. A1 genome encodes:
- the mce gene encoding methylmalonyl-CoA epimerase: protein MKALKVDHIGIAVKNLDETLKFYTEVLGLECQGTETVEEQKVRVAFLPIGDTEVELLESTSEDGPIAKFIEKNGEGMQHIAFKVENIEEAIQHMLDKGMRMIDEKPRYGAGGAKIAFVHPKSSNRVLVELSER from the coding sequence ATGAAAGCTTTAAAGGTAGACCATATTGGTATTGCAGTTAAAAATCTTGATGAGACACTTAAGTTTTACACAGAAGTACTAGGCCTCGAATGTCAAGGTACTGAAACAGTGGAAGAGCAAAAGGTAAGAGTCGCTTTTTTACCGATCGGTGATACAGAAGTCGAGCTTTTGGAATCGACATCTGAAGACGGTCCTATCGCTAAATTCATTGAAAAAAATGGAGAAGGCATGCAACACATCGCTTTCAAAGTAGAAAACATTGAAGAAGCAATTCAGCACATGCTCGATAAGGGCATGAGAATGATCGACGAAAAACCACGTTACGGCGCAGGTGGAGCAAAGATCGCTTTTGTCCATCCTAAAAGCTCAAACCGCGTGTTAGTTGAATTGTCGGAAAGATAA
- a CDS encoding acyl-CoA carboxylase subunit beta: MMGGGEKRIEKQHKSGKLTARERINLLFDEGTFVELDAFVKHRCTNFGMEKVDAPAEGCVTGYGKVDGRLVYSFAQDFTVVGGSLGEMHANKICKVLDNALKVGAPVVGLNDSGGARIQEAVDALSGYGKIFFKNTIASGVIPQITAIMGPCAGGAVYSPALNDFIFMVDQTSQMFITGPQVIKTVTGEEVTAEALGGAMTHNRTSGVAHFVAQNDEVCIADIRRLLSFLPSNNMETAPIMEAGDINSIAEALDTIIPDNPNKPYDVLDVIRAIVDNGDFMEVQPYFAQNIVTGYARLNGQSVGIIANQPKVLAGCLDVNASDKSARFVRTCDAFNIPILNIVDVPGFLPGSTQEYGGIIRHGAKMLYAYSEATVPKITLITRKAYGGSYLAMCSKELGADVVLAWPTAEIAVMGPQGAANIIFRNDIKDATDPVAKRQEKIEEYTNEFATPYKAAERGFVDDVIEPSASRPRLIDAFDMLAGKRETRPGKKHGNIPL, from the coding sequence ATGATGGGCGGCGGCGAAAAACGTATCGAAAAGCAACACAAAAGTGGTAAGCTGACTGCTAGAGAGCGTATCAACCTATTATTTGATGAAGGAACTTTTGTTGAACTTGATGCGTTTGTGAAGCACAGATGTACTAACTTTGGTATGGAAAAAGTGGATGCTCCGGCTGAGGGGTGTGTCACAGGTTATGGTAAGGTAGATGGCAGATTGGTTTATTCCTTTGCTCAAGACTTTACAGTAGTCGGTGGTTCACTTGGCGAAATGCATGCGAACAAAATCTGCAAGGTACTTGATAACGCTCTTAAAGTAGGCGCTCCAGTAGTCGGCCTTAACGATTCAGGTGGAGCTCGTATCCAAGAAGCGGTAGACGCTTTATCTGGATATGGCAAGATCTTCTTCAAGAACACAATCGCATCTGGTGTTATTCCACAAATCACTGCAATCATGGGACCATGTGCAGGTGGTGCGGTTTACTCACCAGCGCTTAATGATTTTATCTTCATGGTAGATCAAACATCACAAATGTTTATCACAGGTCCACAAGTTATCAAAACAGTAACTGGTGAAGAAGTTACAGCAGAAGCTCTTGGTGGTGCGATGACACACAATAGAACATCTGGTGTTGCCCACTTTGTAGCTCAAAATGATGAAGTGTGTATCGCAGATATCAGAAGATTACTTAGCTTCTTGCCTTCAAACAATATGGAAACTGCTCCTATCATGGAAGCTGGCGACATAAACAGCATTGCTGAAGCGCTAGATACGATTATCCCTGATAATCCGAACAAACCATATGACGTTCTTGATGTAATTCGTGCGATTGTAGACAACGGTGACTTCATGGAAGTTCAACCCTACTTTGCACAAAATATCGTGACTGGTTATGCAAGACTTAACGGACAATCGGTAGGTATCATCGCCAACCAGCCTAAAGTGCTTGCGGGTTGCTTGGATGTCAACGCATCTGACAAATCAGCTAGATTTGTTAGAACTTGTGACGCGTTCAACATACCTATTTTAAACATCGTCGATGTGCCTGGTTTCTTACCTGGTTCGACACAAGAGTACGGCGGAATTATCCGTCACGGCGCTAAGATGCTTTATGCATACAGTGAAGCGACAGTACCAAAGATTACACTGATCACTAGAAAAGCTTATGGTGGTTCATACCTGGCGATGTGTTCGAAAGAACTAGGTGCAGATGTGGTTCTTGCTTGGCCGACTGCAGAAATTGCTGTAATGGGTCCTCAAGGTGCAGCTAATATCATTTTCAGAAACGACATTAAAGATGCAACTGATCCAGTGGCAAAAAGACAAGAAAAAATCGAGGAATATACGAATGAGTTTGCTACACCATACAAAGCAGCTGAAAGAGGTTTTGTTGATGATGTGATTGAACCAAGTGCATCTAGACCAAGATTGATTGACGCGTTTGATATGTTAGCTGGTAAACGTGAAACGAGACCGGGCAAAAAGCACGGTAATATCCCTCTATAA